In Sebastes fasciatus isolate fSebFas1 chromosome 15, fSebFas1.pri, whole genome shotgun sequence, a genomic segment contains:
- the ptbp1a gene encoding polypyrimidine tract-binding protein 1a isoform X2, which produces MDGRLDAELYPLGAGYVPEIDVHDISVGTKRGSDELFSSCISNGPYIMNSANGNDSKKFKGDVRSPGVPSRVVHVRKLPNDINEAEVIGLGLPFGKVTNLLMLKGKNQAFLEMTSEECAQTMVSYYSSVTPVIRNHPIYMQYSTHKELKTDNSPNQVRAQAALQAVNALHGGGMASMAIPADPATMGGAGSQSPVLRVIVENLFYPVTLDVLHQIFSKFGTVLKIITFTKNNQFQALIQYADGLTAQHAKLSLDGQNIYNACCTLRISFSKLTSLNVKYNNDKSRDYTRPDLPTADSQASLDHQTMAAAAFAAPGLISASPYGGAHAFPPAFAIQQAQGLSMPGFQGLASLGVGHGGMAAAAAAASRLGLSGLTASGGHHVLLVSNLNPESVTPHCLFILFGVYGDVMRVKILFNKKENALIQMSDSTQAQLAMSHLNGQRLHGRAMRVTSSKHTTVQLPREGHEDQGLTKDYSNSPLHRFKKPGSKNYSNIFPPSATLHLSNIPPSVVEDDLRRLFASSGATVKAFKFFQKDRKMALIQMGSVEEAIESLIEFHNHDLGENHHLRVSFSKSTI; this is translated from the exons ATGGACGG CCGCCTAGACGCTGAATTGTACCCTCTGGGAGCCGGCTACGTCCCTGAAATTGA TGTCCATGACATATCAGTTGGCACAAAG AGGGGATCCGACGAACTCTTTTCTTCCTGCATATCCAACGGGCCCTATATCATGAACTCAG CCAATGGCAACGACAGCAAAAAATTCAAAGGTGACGTCCGCAGTCCTGGTGTTCCGTCACGTGTGGTCCATGTACGCAAGCTGCCCAACGACATAAATGAGGCCGAAGTTATTGGCCTGGGACTGCCATTTGGGAAGGTCACTAATCTGCTGATGCTGAAAGGGAAAAACCAG GCATTCTTGGAAATGACCAGCGAGGAGTGTGCACAGACGATGGTGAGCTACTACTCCTCTGTCACCCCCGTCATCAGAAACCACCCCATTTACATGCAATACTCAACCCACAAGGAGCTCAAGACGGACAACTCCCCCAACCAAGTG CGTGCCCAGGCCGCTCTGCAGGCAGTCAATGCACTGCATGGAGGTGGGATGGCAAGCATGGCCATTCCCGCAGATCCAGCGACCATGGGAGGAGCAGGGTCCCAAAGCCCTGTACTCAGAGTCATAGTGGAAAACCTCTTCTACCCCGTCACCCTGGATGTGCTACACCAG ATTTTCTCCAAGTTCGGCACTGTGCTGAAGATCATCACCTTCACCAAGAACAACCAGTTCCAGGCTCTGATCCAATATGCCGATGGCTTGACGGCTCAGCACGCCAAACTG TCTCTGGATGGTCAGAACATCTACAATGCCTGCTGTACCCTGAGAATCAGCTTCTCCAAGCTCACCAGCCTCAATGTCAAGTACAACAACGACAAGAGCCGGGATTACACCCGGCCAGACCTCCCCACTGCGGATTCACAGGCCTCCCTTGACCACCAGACCATGGCAGCTGCTGCATTTG CTGCTCCGGGTTTAATCTCAGCCTCTCCTTATGGTGGCGCTCATGCCTTCCCCCCAGCCTTTGCTATCCAACAGGCTCAAG GGCTGTCGATGCCTGGTTTTCAAGGCCTGGCGTCCCTGGGTGTGGGCCATGGCGGCATGGCGGCTGCCGCAGCGGCCGCTAGCCGGCTCGGCCTGTCAGGGCTCACTGCCTCTGGGGGACACCATGTTCTGTTGGTCAGCAATTTGAACCCTGAG AGCGTTACGCCACACTGCCTCTTTATTCTTTTCG GTGTATACGGCGATGTGATGAGAGTGAAGATCCTGTTTAATAAAAAGGAGAATGCTCTGATCCAGATGTCTGATAGCACACAAGCTCAGCTAG CTATGAGCCACCTGAATGGCCAGCGTCTTCACGGCAGGGCCATGCGTGTGACCTCATCAAAACACACCACAGTGCAGCTGCCCAGAGAAGGCCACGAGGACCAGGGCCTCACAAAGGACTACAGCAACTCGCCGCTGCACCGCTTCAAGAAGCCTGGCTCCAAAAATTACTCCAACATCTTCCCACCCTCTGCAACACTCCACCTCTCCAACATACC GCCTTCTGTGGTGGAGGATGACCTCAGGAGGCTTTTTGCCAGCTCAGGAGCCACAGTCAAGGCCTTCAAGTTCTTTCA aaaagaCCGCAAGATGGCCCTGATCCAGATGGGCTCAGTCGAGGAGGCGATCGAGTCCCTCATCGAGTTCCACAACCACGATCTGGGAGAGAACCACCACCTTCGAGTGTCCTTCTCAAAGTCCACCATTTGA
- the ptbp1a gene encoding polypyrimidine tract-binding protein 1a isoform X1, with translation MDGRLDAELYPLGAGYVPEIDSVHDISVGTKRGSDELFSSCISNGPYIMNSANGNDSKKFKGDVRSPGVPSRVVHVRKLPNDINEAEVIGLGLPFGKVTNLLMLKGKNQAFLEMTSEECAQTMVSYYSSVTPVIRNHPIYMQYSTHKELKTDNSPNQVRAQAALQAVNALHGGGMASMAIPADPATMGGAGSQSPVLRVIVENLFYPVTLDVLHQIFSKFGTVLKIITFTKNNQFQALIQYADGLTAQHAKLSLDGQNIYNACCTLRISFSKLTSLNVKYNNDKSRDYTRPDLPTADSQASLDHQTMAAAAFAAPGLISASPYGGAHAFPPAFAIQQAQGLSMPGFQGLASLGVGHGGMAAAAAAASRLGLSGLTASGGHHVLLVSNLNPESVTPHCLFILFGVYGDVMRVKILFNKKENALIQMSDSTQAQLAMSHLNGQRLHGRAMRVTSSKHTTVQLPREGHEDQGLTKDYSNSPLHRFKKPGSKNYSNIFPPSATLHLSNIPPSVVEDDLRRLFASSGATVKAFKFFQKDRKMALIQMGSVEEAIESLIEFHNHDLGENHHLRVSFSKSTI, from the exons ATGGACGG CCGCCTAGACGCTGAATTGTACCCTCTGGGAGCCGGCTACGTCCCTGAAATTGA cAGTGTCCATGACATATCAGTTGGCACAAAG AGGGGATCCGACGAACTCTTTTCTTCCTGCATATCCAACGGGCCCTATATCATGAACTCAG CCAATGGCAACGACAGCAAAAAATTCAAAGGTGACGTCCGCAGTCCTGGTGTTCCGTCACGTGTGGTCCATGTACGCAAGCTGCCCAACGACATAAATGAGGCCGAAGTTATTGGCCTGGGACTGCCATTTGGGAAGGTCACTAATCTGCTGATGCTGAAAGGGAAAAACCAG GCATTCTTGGAAATGACCAGCGAGGAGTGTGCACAGACGATGGTGAGCTACTACTCCTCTGTCACCCCCGTCATCAGAAACCACCCCATTTACATGCAATACTCAACCCACAAGGAGCTCAAGACGGACAACTCCCCCAACCAAGTG CGTGCCCAGGCCGCTCTGCAGGCAGTCAATGCACTGCATGGAGGTGGGATGGCAAGCATGGCCATTCCCGCAGATCCAGCGACCATGGGAGGAGCAGGGTCCCAAAGCCCTGTACTCAGAGTCATAGTGGAAAACCTCTTCTACCCCGTCACCCTGGATGTGCTACACCAG ATTTTCTCCAAGTTCGGCACTGTGCTGAAGATCATCACCTTCACCAAGAACAACCAGTTCCAGGCTCTGATCCAATATGCCGATGGCTTGACGGCTCAGCACGCCAAACTG TCTCTGGATGGTCAGAACATCTACAATGCCTGCTGTACCCTGAGAATCAGCTTCTCCAAGCTCACCAGCCTCAATGTCAAGTACAACAACGACAAGAGCCGGGATTACACCCGGCCAGACCTCCCCACTGCGGATTCACAGGCCTCCCTTGACCACCAGACCATGGCAGCTGCTGCATTTG CTGCTCCGGGTTTAATCTCAGCCTCTCCTTATGGTGGCGCTCATGCCTTCCCCCCAGCCTTTGCTATCCAACAGGCTCAAG GGCTGTCGATGCCTGGTTTTCAAGGCCTGGCGTCCCTGGGTGTGGGCCATGGCGGCATGGCGGCTGCCGCAGCGGCCGCTAGCCGGCTCGGCCTGTCAGGGCTCACTGCCTCTGGGGGACACCATGTTCTGTTGGTCAGCAATTTGAACCCTGAG AGCGTTACGCCACACTGCCTCTTTATTCTTTTCG GTGTATACGGCGATGTGATGAGAGTGAAGATCCTGTTTAATAAAAAGGAGAATGCTCTGATCCAGATGTCTGATAGCACACAAGCTCAGCTAG CTATGAGCCACCTGAATGGCCAGCGTCTTCACGGCAGGGCCATGCGTGTGACCTCATCAAAACACACCACAGTGCAGCTGCCCAGAGAAGGCCACGAGGACCAGGGCCTCACAAAGGACTACAGCAACTCGCCGCTGCACCGCTTCAAGAAGCCTGGCTCCAAAAATTACTCCAACATCTTCCCACCCTCTGCAACACTCCACCTCTCCAACATACC GCCTTCTGTGGTGGAGGATGACCTCAGGAGGCTTTTTGCCAGCTCAGGAGCCACAGTCAAGGCCTTCAAGTTCTTTCA aaaagaCCGCAAGATGGCCCTGATCCAGATGGGCTCAGTCGAGGAGGCGATCGAGTCCCTCATCGAGTTCCACAACCACGATCTGGGAGAGAACCACCACCTTCGAGTGTCCTTCTCAAAGTCCACCATTTGA
- the ptbp1a gene encoding polypyrimidine tract-binding protein 1a isoform X3: MNSANGNDSKKFKGDVRSPGVPSRVVHVRKLPNDINEAEVIGLGLPFGKVTNLLMLKGKNQAFLEMTSEECAQTMVSYYSSVTPVIRNHPIYMQYSTHKELKTDNSPNQVRAQAALQAVNALHGGGMASMAIPADPATMGGAGSQSPVLRVIVENLFYPVTLDVLHQIFSKFGTVLKIITFTKNNQFQALIQYADGLTAQHAKLSLDGQNIYNACCTLRISFSKLTSLNVKYNNDKSRDYTRPDLPTADSQASLDHQTMAAAAFAAPGLISASPYGGAHAFPPAFAIQQAQGLSMPGFQGLASLGVGHGGMAAAAAAASRLGLSGLTASGGHHVLLVSNLNPESVTPHCLFILFGVYGDVMRVKILFNKKENALIQMSDSTQAQLAMSHLNGQRLHGRAMRVTSSKHTTVQLPREGHEDQGLTKDYSNSPLHRFKKPGSKNYSNIFPPSATLHLSNIPPSVVEDDLRRLFASSGATVKAFKFFQKDRKMALIQMGSVEEAIESLIEFHNHDLGENHHLRVSFSKSTI, translated from the exons ATGAACTCAG CCAATGGCAACGACAGCAAAAAATTCAAAGGTGACGTCCGCAGTCCTGGTGTTCCGTCACGTGTGGTCCATGTACGCAAGCTGCCCAACGACATAAATGAGGCCGAAGTTATTGGCCTGGGACTGCCATTTGGGAAGGTCACTAATCTGCTGATGCTGAAAGGGAAAAACCAG GCATTCTTGGAAATGACCAGCGAGGAGTGTGCACAGACGATGGTGAGCTACTACTCCTCTGTCACCCCCGTCATCAGAAACCACCCCATTTACATGCAATACTCAACCCACAAGGAGCTCAAGACGGACAACTCCCCCAACCAAGTG CGTGCCCAGGCCGCTCTGCAGGCAGTCAATGCACTGCATGGAGGTGGGATGGCAAGCATGGCCATTCCCGCAGATCCAGCGACCATGGGAGGAGCAGGGTCCCAAAGCCCTGTACTCAGAGTCATAGTGGAAAACCTCTTCTACCCCGTCACCCTGGATGTGCTACACCAG ATTTTCTCCAAGTTCGGCACTGTGCTGAAGATCATCACCTTCACCAAGAACAACCAGTTCCAGGCTCTGATCCAATATGCCGATGGCTTGACGGCTCAGCACGCCAAACTG TCTCTGGATGGTCAGAACATCTACAATGCCTGCTGTACCCTGAGAATCAGCTTCTCCAAGCTCACCAGCCTCAATGTCAAGTACAACAACGACAAGAGCCGGGATTACACCCGGCCAGACCTCCCCACTGCGGATTCACAGGCCTCCCTTGACCACCAGACCATGGCAGCTGCTGCATTTG CTGCTCCGGGTTTAATCTCAGCCTCTCCTTATGGTGGCGCTCATGCCTTCCCCCCAGCCTTTGCTATCCAACAGGCTCAAG GGCTGTCGATGCCTGGTTTTCAAGGCCTGGCGTCCCTGGGTGTGGGCCATGGCGGCATGGCGGCTGCCGCAGCGGCCGCTAGCCGGCTCGGCCTGTCAGGGCTCACTGCCTCTGGGGGACACCATGTTCTGTTGGTCAGCAATTTGAACCCTGAG AGCGTTACGCCACACTGCCTCTTTATTCTTTTCG GTGTATACGGCGATGTGATGAGAGTGAAGATCCTGTTTAATAAAAAGGAGAATGCTCTGATCCAGATGTCTGATAGCACACAAGCTCAGCTAG CTATGAGCCACCTGAATGGCCAGCGTCTTCACGGCAGGGCCATGCGTGTGACCTCATCAAAACACACCACAGTGCAGCTGCCCAGAGAAGGCCACGAGGACCAGGGCCTCACAAAGGACTACAGCAACTCGCCGCTGCACCGCTTCAAGAAGCCTGGCTCCAAAAATTACTCCAACATCTTCCCACCCTCTGCAACACTCCACCTCTCCAACATACC GCCTTCTGTGGTGGAGGATGACCTCAGGAGGCTTTTTGCCAGCTCAGGAGCCACAGTCAAGGCCTTCAAGTTCTTTCA aaaagaCCGCAAGATGGCCCTGATCCAGATGGGCTCAGTCGAGGAGGCGATCGAGTCCCTCATCGAGTTCCACAACCACGATCTGGGAGAGAACCACCACCTTCGAGTGTCCTTCTCAAAGTCCACCATTTGA